One window of the Torulaspora delbrueckii CBS 1146 chromosome 6, complete genome genome contains the following:
- the TRM1 gene encoding tRNA (guanine26-N2)-dimethyltransferase (similar to Saccharomyces cerevisiae TRM1 (YDR120C); ancestral locus Anc_8.274), with translation MLRAALTKIKSRFASAGSSWINPEDYNVVKEGKAEILFPKAETVFCNPVQEFNRDLSVCCIKAWDNLYGGQTKIGRKSKSNSRKRSNTGEDDGTCEKRRKLDDKSAERNVPSYMRILEALSATGLRAIRYAHEIPHVKEIVANDLLPEAIESIKRNVQFNGVENIVKPNLDDANVLMYRNKSENVKYHVIDLDPYGTVTPFVDAALQSIEENGLMLVTCTDLSVLAGNGYPEKCFALYGGVNMVSHESTHESALRLVLNLLSQSAAKYKKTVEPLLCLSIDFYVRVFVKVKTSPIEVKNLQSKTMTTYHCSQCGSYHNQPLGRATERLNNKQKKSIKYSVAQGPPVDSKCKFCGGTYHLAGPMYGAPLHNQEFIDEVLRINREEHTDDTYGTRKRIEGMLTLAKSEIPDAPFYFSPNHISSILKLQVPPLKRVVAGLGSLGYDCSLTHAQPSSLKTNAPWEAIWYVMKQCEEQKDLQKMNQNSTGYKILSTEDRWLSDENREAFKKLSFEPNEQSGQVEKLRKLKIVRYQENPSKNWGPKARPNTK, from the coding sequence ATGCTGAGAGCTGCTTTGACTAAGATCAAATCGAGATTTGCCAGTGCGGGCTCTTCGTGGATCAATCCCGAGGATTATAACGTTGTTAAAGAGGGAAAAGCTGAAATTCTGTTCCCAAAGGCAGAAACTGTATTCTGCAACCCTGTTCAAGAGTTCAATAGAGACCTGAGTGTTTGTTGTATCAAGGCATGGGACAATTTGTACGGTGGtcaaacaaaaattggGAGAAAGAGTAAGAGTAACAGTAGGAAGCGCAGTAACACTGGAGAAGATGACGGCACATGTGAGAAACGCCGCAAATTGGATGATAAGAGTGCCGAACGCAATGTTCCATCTTATATGAGAATACTAGAAGCCCTATCAGCGACTGGTCTTCGTGCTATTCGTTATGCGCACGAAATTCCTCAtgtgaaagagattgttgCCAATGACCTACTACCTGAGGCTATTGAATCTATCAAGCGTAATGTACAGTTTAACGGAGTGGAGAATATTGTGAAGCCCAACTTGGACGACGCCAATGTGCTCATGTATCGTAACAAGTCGGAAAACGTCAAATATCATGTCATTGACCTTGATCCCTACGGTACAGTTACACCTTTTGTCGATGCAGCTTTGCAGTCTATTGAGGAAAATGGGCTCATGTTGGTTACTTGCACAGATTTGTCTGTATTGGCCGGTAATGGGTATCCAGAGAAATGTTTTGCCCTATATGGTGGTGTCAACATGGTATCTCACGAGTCTACACACGAAAGCGCATTGAGATTGGTATTAAACTTACTAAGTCAGAGTGCAGCCAAGTATAAGAAGACCGTTGAGCCCTTACTTTGCTTGAGCATTGATTTTTACGTACGTGTCTTTGTTAAAGTGAAGACAAGCCCAATTGAAGTGAAGAATTTACAGAGCAAGACGATGACCACCTACCATTGTTCCCAATGTGGATCATACCACAATCAGCCCTTAGGTAGAGCCACTGAGCGTCTCAACAATAAGCAGAAGAAGTCCATCAAATACTCCGTTGCGCAAGGTCCACCAGTGGATTCTAAATGTAAATTTTGCGGCGGTACGTACCATCTCGCAGGACCCATGTATGGCGCACCACTGCATAACCAGGAGttcatcgatgaagttTTGCGTATCAACCGTGAAGAACATACTGACGACACCTACGGTACCCGTAAGAGAATTGAAGGTATGCTAACGTTAGCCAAAAGTGAAATTCCCGATGCACCATTCTATTTTAGTCCAAATCAcatctcatcaatcttAAAGCTACAAGTTCCTCCACTAAAGCGCGTAGTTGCCGGTCTGGGCTCTCTGGGCTACGACTGTTCCCTCACACACGCTCAGCCATCATCTCTCAAGACCAATGCCCCCTGGGAAGCAATTTGGTACGTAATGAAACAGTGTGAGGAACAGAAAGATTTACAAAAGATGAACCAAAACTCTACAGGTTACAAGATTCTGAGTACCGAAGACCGTTGGCTCTCCGACGAGAACCGCGAAgcattcaagaagttgtcGTTCGAACCTAACGAACAAAGTGGTCAAGTAGAAAAACTCAGAAAGCTCAAGATAGTCAGATACCAGGAAAATCCATCCAAGAATTGGGGCCCAAAGGCTCGTCCCAACACCAAATAA
- the DPB4 gene encoding DNA polymerase epsilon noncatalytic subunit (similar to Saccharomyces cerevisiae DPB4 (YDR121W); ancestral locus Anc_8.275), whose translation MPPKGWRKDAQGNYPTTSYIKEQESVTIHDLLFPRSVITHMAKEVNADAERKILLNKDTALALQRSSTVFVSHLFMYAREIAKENDRKSCNVNDVYDALDKIGFGGFKSIINSKMIAYQEDLDLKRSLKFSGDNGKVQANDTEDEEQDDDEQEQQEEEGEEKQEAENDNFKRPRQ comes from the coding sequence ATGCCACCAAAAGGTTGGAGGAAAGATGCCCAGGGAAACTACCCAACGACTTCCTATATCAAGGAGCAGGAAAGCGTTACTATCCACGATTTGTTGTTCCCAAGAAGTGTTATAACGCATATGGCAAAAGAAGTTAATGCCGATGCCGAAAGGAAGATACTGTTGAATAAGGATACGGCACTGGCCTTGCAAAGGAGCTCTACAGTGTTTGTGAGTCATTTGTTCATGTACGCTAGGGAGATTgccaaagaaaatgataGGAAAAGTTGTAATGTGAATGACGTTTACGATGCATTAGATAAAATTGGCTTCGGTGGGTTTAAATCGATAATAAACAGCAAGATGATCGCCTACCAAGAAGacttggatttgaagaggaGTTTAAAGTTCTCTGGCGATAACGGGAAAGTACAAGCTAACGATACTGAAGACgaagaacaagatgatgatgaacaagaacaacaagaagaagagggagaagaaaaacaagaagctgaaaatGATAACTTCAAGAGACCACGACAATGA
- the NYV1 gene encoding Nyv1p (similar to Saccharomyces cerevisiae NYV1 (YLR093C); ancestral locus Anc_8.276) translates to MQRFNVSYVEVIKNGSTVASCFQAVEPAQGSSKYGSLGDSVATPQLFHKLTDDMVLPKVVPIEGNKVTKVSLHLIDGYDCYYTTTMANEQLKVFVCFTRTVIPKILPIRLLSELKGQEEALNSDDELSMKVGEILDAFHEELRSYSNENGTESGEAAENDLQDIVQVMNDNIDKFLQRQERISLLVDKTSQLNSNSNTFKRKATRIKQRMWWHRVKNITLLVFAVILFVSAIVLLFLLEHN, encoded by the coding sequence ATGCAGAGGTTTAACGTATCGTATGTCGAAGTTATCAAGAATGGTAGCACAGTGGCGAGTTGTTTCCAAGCGGTAGAACCTGCTCAAGGTTCGTCGAAGTATGGGTCGCTTGGAGACTCAGTAGCGACACCTCAGTTGTTCCATAAGCTCACGGATGACATGGTTCTGCCTAAAGTGGTCCCTATTGAGGGAAATAAGGTGACCAAAGTTTCTCTGCACCTAATAGATGGGTATGATTGTTATTACACTACAACGATGGCGAATGAACAATTGAAGGTGTTCGTGTGCTTCACGAGGACTGTAATACCCAAGATCCTGCCCATTAGACTGTTGAGTGAGTTAAAGgggcaagaagaagctctGAACTCCGATGATGAGCTGAGCATGAAAGTTGGAGAGATTTTAGATGCGTTCCACGAGGAACTGAGATCCTACAGCAATGAAAATGGAACTGAGAGTGGAGAAGCGGCAGAGAATGATTTACAAGATATTGTCCAGGTGATGAACGACAATATCGACAAGTTTTTGCAGAGACAGGAGCGAATCTCGCTGCTTGTGGATAAGACTTCGCAATTAAACAGCAATAGTAACACGTTTAAGAGGAAAGCTACTCGAATAAAGCAGCGGATGTGGTGGCATAGGGTGAAGAACATCACCCTGTTGGTGTTTGCCGTTATACTTTTCGTGAGTGCAATAGTACTATTGTTTCTGCTGGAGCATAATTAG
- the GIS3 gene encoding Gis3p (similar to Saccharomyces cerevisiae GIS3 (YLR094C); ancestral locus Anc_8.277), producing the protein MLMSTVIVQDRVLKRGLTLLEGRSSDPDMGNMKQETQSVTPSMSSVMSQIRKCVVGDEVYSSEDELEPLQELGMKRKLSEETTTTLSTMASDESHPLAVASVGERPDSPQPVFKSLNMIDLDLECEWTVEDIVQRYRPVYERRVRRSSVDFEINRDRRNSQTRLYSDRVELEQWPSAEENPVVQDSHELVVPNRRTRQRSLNPNFFKLYAMEMSCKNNRLLPDINVDEQILSRLSYKEIQALDIQASLTEQEHVTADGIRLALVTRKKLWSDMVPEQRQDLFGESVPWNLKFVAHEDQPSEETKESSLVRVESDLKPWLFDDNLVHNKMLKPCGKLRLGASPATGEIQYVVKGWCDKRFAPLT; encoded by the coding sequence ATGCTTATGAGTACTGTGATAGTACAGGACCGAGTGCTAAAGCGTGGCCTTACACTACTGGAAGGTCGTTCGTCTGATCCTGACATGGGAAATATGAAGCAGGAAACGCAGTCGGTTACACCGTCGATGAGTTCGGTGATGTCTCAGATCCGCAAATGTGTTGTGGGTGATGAGGTATATTCATCGGAGGATGAATTAGAACCTCTGCAAGAGCTGGgaatgaagaggaaactCTCAGAGGAGACTACAACAACTTTAAGTACTATGGCGAGTGATGAGTCCCATCCTTTGGCTGTAGCAAGTGTCGGAGAGAGACCGGATTCCCCTCAGCCGGTTTTCAAAAGCCTGAACATGATAGACCTCGATTTGGAGTGTGAATGGACCGTGGAAGATATTGTACAACGTTATAGACCAGTTTATGAGAGAAGAGTACGACGTTCCTCCGTGGATTTTGAGATTAATCGCGATAGGCGTAACAGTCAAACAAGACTCTACAGCGATCGGGTTGAATTGGAACAATGGCCATCTGCTGAAGAGAACCCAGTGGTGCAGGACTCGCATGAACTGGTAGTACCGAACCGCAGAACCCGTCAGAGGTCTTtaaatccaaatttcttTAAACTTTACGCTATGGAAATGTCCTGTAAGAACAACAGACTACTTCCTGACATAAACGTCGATGAACAAATCCTTTCGCGACTGAGCTATAAGGAAATTCAAGCACTTGACATCCAGGCTAGTCTCACCGAGCAGGAGCATGTAACTGCTGATGGAATCCGTTTAGCACTCGTTACTCGCAAGAAACTATGGTCAGATATGGTTCCCGAACAAAGACAGGACCTGTTCGGCGAATCGGTACCCTGGAACCTCAAATTTGTAGCTCACGAGGACCAGCCATCAGAGGAGACTAAAGAAAGCTCACTCGTACGAGTGGAATCTGACCTAAAACCGTGGTTATTTGACGATAATCTAGTACACAACAAAATGCTAAAACCATGTGGTAAACTGCGACTGGGGGCCTCTCCAGCAACCGGCGAAATCCAATACGTGGTTAAAGGCTGGTGTGACAAGAGATTTGCCCCATTGACCTAA
- the IOC2 gene encoding Ioc2p (similar to Saccharomyces cerevisiae IOC2 (YLR095C); ancestral locus Anc_8.278) gives MKRSGRHDSASEEDLEETSNWEAFLGEETLNQLQKASHGGLATALLQEEPFARSLLSSWHYQYVISWLYKVADSYVTVNWVEGFKPMWRNIKFDEFLLLEDLRTVDKLGLLGEHDEGSLYRAIRLQLLKQMTNHKANKLQDWDAVLNHQLGTNTNFHELSVFDQLETIYRVIKIIESKSLVFKNYLSSNLDLFQFAEYTLDENRSLLVLPNVGVVVEKTLARPEEISLHVPVKLENCTVKYWDEKTQVVELIHLDYSNAIQDYLESFKVQYNVLTKGWNEFLEWYAREPNMIDFDEWIPIYAEHQLHVNRLIAHREKERSMAELLVTRKRSSRLVAREEETRRRDLENKWYEKLDDRDFFLRTRAKVVAKQLKRIKDSLWSQVWQNFETDLKELKVQKRHELGEPEQPARDDELTKLDLQVIQDGPRFTKRIIPSPAARAKITTPTEMPSELCVDQQELDELESFGIAINGEHPDDRSWVFHCPNEPEIPPLVITNIDEEEAASQTHDNLLSKPIIRCDMCLQWQHWDCAQQDLAYQPAHRDYAIVQLGNYAASRRSSRKQPQEQVYTPPVDKVPPIADSPAFICRYCASDAETQLRSQFAQELQASRLNAKRQQEELERKRLLKEHKKQQQQLELETPSHELHMPFT, from the coding sequence atgaagagatcTGGGAGACACGATAGCGCTTCTGAGGAAGATCTCGAAGAAACGTCAAATTGGGAGGCTTTTTTGGGCGAGGAAACGTTGAATCAGTTACAGAAAGCGAGTCATGGTGGTTTGGCAACGGCGCTGTTGCAGGAGGAACCGTTTGCAAGGTCTTTGTTATCTAGTTGGCATTATCAGTATGTGATATCGTGGCTGTATAAGGTTGCGGATTCGTACGTGACCGTGAATTGGGTAGAGGGGTTTAAACCTATGTGGAGAAATATcaagtttgatgaattcttgTTGTTAGAGGACTTGAGAACAGTTGATAAATTGGGTCTCTTGGGTGAGCATGATGAAGGGTCGCTATATCGAGCCATTAGGttgcaattgttgaaaCAGATGACGAACCACAAGGCGAATAAATTACAAGACTGGGATGCTGTGTTGAATCATCAATTAGGCACGAACACGAATTTCCACGAACTGTCGGTTTTTGACCAATTGGAGACAATATACCGTGTTATCAAGATTATAGAGTCCAAGAGCCTTGTGTTTAAAAATTACTTGTCAAGTAATTTGGACTTGTTCCAATTCGCCGAGTATACACTGGACGAAAACCGTTCACTTTTGGTTCTGCCAAATGTCGGTGtagttgttgaaaagactTTGGCAAGACCAGAGGAAATTAGCTTACACGTACCAGTGAAATTGGAGAATTGCACGGTAAAATACTGGGATGAGAAAACGCAAGTGGTTGAACTGATTCATCTGGATTACTCTAATGCAATTCAGGATTACTTAGAGTCATTTAAAGTGCAATATAATGTGCTGACCAAGGGCTGGAACGAGTTTCTGGAATGGTATGCACGTGAACCAAATATGATAGACTTCGACGAATGGATACCGATCTACGCTGAGCATCAATTGCACGTTAATCGTCTGATTGCACACAGAGAGAAAGAACGGTCAATGGCCGAACTACTGGTGACTCGCAAGAGGTCGTCTAGACTCGTAGCACGCGAAGAAGAGACCAGACGCAGGGACCTAGAGAATAAGTGGTACGAAAAACTGGATGATAGAgacttcttcctcagaaCTCGCGCCAAAGTGGTTGCCAAGCAATTAAAGCGAATCAAAGACTCCTTATGGAGCCAAGTATGGCAAAATTTCGAAACAGACCTGAAAGAACTAAAAGTACAAAAGAGACACGAACTTGGGGAACCGGAGCAACCAGCTAGGGATGACGAGCTCACCAAGCTGGACTTGCAAGTGATACAAGACGGACCTCGATTCACTAAACGTATCATACCGTCGCCAGCAGCGAGAGCCAAGATCACCACGCCCACAGAGATGCCCTCCGAGCTTTGTGTCGACCAGCAAGAGCTCGATGAACTTGAAAGCTTTGGTATAGCTATCAATGGCGAACACCCGGACGATAGAAGCTGGGTCTTCCATTGTCCTAACGAGCCAGAAATACCACCACTTGTAATTACTAACattgacgaagaagaggctGCGTCTCAAACACACGACAATTTACTAAGCAAGCCGATCATTCGCTGTGATATGTGCCTCCAATGGCAGCATTGGGACTGTGCTCAGCAAGATTTAGCTTATCAGCCAGCGCATAGAGACTATGCCATCGTACAACTTGGTAACTACGCCGCCAGCCGGCGCTCAAGCCGCAAACAGCCACAAGAACAAGTGTACACACCACCCGTTGATAAGGTTCCGCCGATCGCAGACTCACCAGCGTTCATATGTCGCTATTGTGCAAGTGATGCCGAGACCCAACTACGTTCTCAATTTGCACAAGAGCTACAGGCCTCGAGACTCAACGCAAAACGCcaacaagaagaactcGAACGAAAGAGACTACTTAAAGAGCATaagaagcagcaacaacagctgGAGCTTGAGACTCCATCACATGAGTTGCACATGCCCTTCACGTGA
- the TDEL0F04060 gene encoding uncharacterized protein (similar to Saccharomyces cerevisiae KIN1 (YDR122W) and KIN2 (YLR096W); ancestral locus Anc_8.279): MPSTNDYHVNTQFRMGGEVAPATARMMGSKSQNEQAPLMPPVDVSDGTGEVKTRQGQKSGRPSGTELKQFHRKSLGEWDFLETVGAGSMGKVKLAKHRYTKEVCAIKIVNRATNAFLHKEQSLPPPKKEEEILERQKKLEKEISRDKRTIREASLGQILYHPHICRLFEMCTMSNHFYMLFEYVSGGQLLDYIIQHGSLREHHARKFTRGIASALQYLHANNIVHRDLKIENIMISTSGEIKIIDFGLSNLFDKSKQLHTFCGSLYFAAPELLKASPYTGPEVDVWSFGVVLYVLVCGKVPFDDENSSVLHEKIKQGKVEYPQHLSIEVISLLSKMLVVDPHRRASLKQVVEHHWMVRGYDGPPPSYVPNRIPLTPEMLDMKVVKEMFRLEFIDDIDETMKFLHMIISEDSYVHLSKLYWASLANLNVRSTSGDLNSPTGGDITNLDRQQGHSYSRDTFQDPTRAYHPLLSIYYLVDEMLRRKLAKFQRKQQTAASQQQQQQQQQQQQQQQQQQQQQQEQLKLEKPIQIEHAQPNPSASEAIPQVSNDVHKEERSGVAAPLVSPPITTPSSGGKQRPLQVLVPPRLAIPEQAHTSPTTKKGIESGREPDLVLSPIPQVNDYQQRSSSPIPLETTDKPKFGNIFRKLSQRRAQHHGEQSSPNQQPRPQNLQPPQIQISAEDGGKRVPKTHSRAISECTPASVKIGSYGPASNADHRKILNTPMRSASQKQHADLPALPMNAESMVQQQREKLVERDMAKLNVADSSTSSAQADEQFNGDDSFPQDESKPLPPLNVTKGRKLHPSARAKSVGHARRESLKFMRPPVPAAVAPRDYDENGFLEYNDDNRSYNNGTDASTSGATDMVRTTGGSTGYSNIDDATVSKSRDGELTDEQILQEASKAPPGSMPSIDYPRSLFLKGFFSVQTTSSKPLPIVRYKIMFVLKKMHIDFKEVKGGFVCVLKFSNPVTHGIAEGAPAAQQQQQFLQPAAAADVIHRRSGSRHGSIRRQGSMKYTQPGMPSTPMSANHERNLSMTSSPRPTASDDLSSQSLESMHQEDILTTSMAQDMNKLENEQEELVSNKEKPPVKFEIHIVKVRIVGLAGVHFKKVSGNTWMYKELASEILRQLNL; encoded by the coding sequence ATGCCCAGCACGAACGATTACCATGTCAATACGCAGTTCAGGATGGGAGGAGAAGTAGCACCTGCTACCGCTAGGATGATGGGGAGCAAAAGTCAAAATGAGCAGGCTCCCCTAATGCCTCCAGTCGACGTTTCTGACGGTACTGGTGAAGTGAAGACTCGTCAGGGACAGAAAAGTGGCAGGCCTAGCGGCACAGAATTAAAACAGTTTCATCGTAAATCGCTCGGAGAATGggatttcttggaaactGTTGGTGCAGGCTCTATGGGAAAAGTTAAACTGGCGAAACATCGTTATACAAAGGAGGTTTGTGCGATAAAGATTGTTAATAGGGCTACAAATGCTTTCTTACATAAGGAGCAGTCCTTACCTCCTCCCaaaaaagaggaagagattttggagaGGCAaaagaaattggaaaaagAGATATCAAGGGACAAGAGAACTATTAGAGAAGCTTCTTTGGGACAAATATTATACCATCCGCACATATGCCGTCTTTTCGAGATGTGTACAATGTCAAATCACTTTTACATGCTATTTGAGTACGTTTCTGGTGGTCAGTTGCTGGATTATATTATTCAGCATGGTTCTTTGAGGGAACATCATGCAAGGAAATTTACTAGAGGTATTGCTAGTGCTTTACAATATTTGCATGCCAATAATATTGTTCatagagatttgaagattgaaaatatcaTGATATCTACGTCGGGTGAGATTAAGATTATAGATTTTGGGCTATCGAATCTTTTTGATAAATCCAAACAATTGCACACATTTTGTGGCTCGTTATATTTTGCAGCACCTGAACTCCTGAAGGCCTCGCCTTATACCGGGCCTGAAGTAGATGTATGGTCTTTTGGTGTGGTTTTATACGTGTTGGTTTGCGGTAAAGTTCCCTTTGATGACGAGAATTCAAGTGTACTAcatgaaaaaatcaagcaAGGTAAAGTAGAGTATCCCCAACATTTATCGATAGAAGTCATCTCGTTGTTATCTAAGATGTTAGTGGTAGACCCGCACAGAAGAGCAAGCTTGAAGCAGGTTGTGGAACATCATTGGATGGTAAGAGGTTATGATGGTCCACCTCCTTCGTATGTGCCCAATCGTATTCCTCTAACCCCAGAGATGTTGGACATGAAAGTTGTCAAAGAGATGTTCCGCCTGGAATTTATcgatgatatcgatgagacAATGAAGTTTTTGCATATGATAATCTCAGAGGATAGTTATGTTCATCTCTCTAAACTTTACTGGGCGTCTTTAGCTAACCTGAACGTACGCAGTACTAGTGGTGATTTGAACAGTCCCACAGGTGGCGATATCACTAACTTGGACAGACAACAGGGTCACTCGTATTCAAGGGATACATTCCAGGATCCAACAAGGGCTTATCATCCATTACTATCCATATATTACCTTGTTGACGAGATGCTAAGACGTAAATTAGCCaagtttcaaagaaagCAACAGACAGCCGCttcacaacaacaacaacaacaacaacaacaacaacaacaacaacaacaacagcagcagcagcaacaacaggAACAACTCAAATTGGAGAAGCCCATTCAAATTGAACATGCTCAACCTAATCCTTCTGCATCAGAGGCAATACCTCAAGTTTCAAATGATGTGCataaagaagaaagaagcgGGGTGGCTGCGCCATTAGTATCTCCTCCAATTACCACTCCCTCCAGTGGTGGGAAGCAAAGACCATTGCAAGTTTTAGTACCGCCTAGACTAGCAATTCCAGAACAAGCACATACATCACCAACTACTAAGAAAGGAATTGAGTCAGGTAGAGAACCAGATTTGGTCCTGTCTCCAATTCCTCAAGTTAACGACTATCAACAGCGCAGCAGCTCTCCCATACCTTTGGAAACAACAGATAAACCTAAATTTGGCAATATATTCAGAAAACTATCACAGCGTCGCGCTCAGCATCACGGTGAACAATCTTCACCAAATCAACAACCAAGAcctcaaaatcttcaaccACCTCAGATACAGATATCTGCAGAAGATGGAGGGAAACGCGTACCGAAGACTCACTCTCGTGCCATTTCAGAGTGCACACCTGCATCTGTCAAAATTGGCTCTTATGGACCCGCTTCGAATGCTGATCACAGAAAGATATTAAACACCCCGATGAGGTCGGCCTCACAAAAACAGCATGCTGATCTTCCAGCTCTACCTATGAACGCGGAGTCCATGGTACAACAGCAGCGTGAAAAGCTAGTTGAACGCGACATGGCAAAGCTAAATGTCGCTGATTCCTCGACTTCGTCCGCTCAGGCTGATGAGCAGTTTAATGGTGATGATTCCTTTCCTCAAGATGAAAGTAAACCACTACCGCCATTAAACGTTACTAAAGGACGTAAGCTGCATCCAAGTGCTAGAGCTAAATCCGTGGGTCATGCTCGTCGTGAATCCTTGAAGTTTATGAGACCGCCAGTTCCAGCGGCTGTAGCACCAAGAGACTACGACGAAAATGGCTTCTTGGAGtacaatgatgataatagAAGCTACAATAATGGTACTGATGCAAGTACTAGTGGTGCCACCGATATGGTCCGGACCACAGGAGGAAGTACAGGCTATTCAAATATCGACGATGCTACTGTTTCAAAGTCAAGAGATGGAGAACTTACAGATGAACAAATTTTACAAGAGGCTTCAAAAGCGCCTCCCGGATCTATGCCTTCTATCGATTACCCACGTTCATTATTCCTCaaaggtttcttctctgttCAAACAACATCCTCCAAACCACTGCCAATTGTCAGATACAAGATTATGtttgttttgaagaagatgcaTATTGACTTTAAGGAAGTGAAAGGTGGATTTGTTTGTGTGCTGAAATTCTCTAACCCAGTAACTCATGGCATTGCAGAGGGTGCTCCTGCCGctcaacagcagcagcaattCCTTCAGCCAGCGGCCGCTGCAGATGTCATTCATAGAAGATCCGGCTCTCGTCACGGATCGATAAGACGTCAAGGATCCATGAAGTACACTCAACCTGGTATGCCATCGACACCAATGTCAGCCAATCATGAAAGAAACTTATCTATGACGTCATCACCTCGTCCAACAGCTTCGGACGATTTGTCGTCACAATCTTTGGAGTCTATGCATCAAGAGGACATACTGACAACTTCCATGGCTCAGGATATGAACaaattggaaaatgaacaagaagagctGGTCAGTAATAAGGAAAAACCACCCGTCAAGTTCGAAATTCATATTGTCAAAGTTCGTATTGTGGGTTTGGCAGGTGTACATTTCAAAAAGGTTTCAGGTAATACCTGGATGTACAAAGAACTAGCGTCTGAGATTTTGAGGCAATTGAATTtatga
- the INO2 gene encoding Ino2p (similar to Saccharomyces cerevisiae INO2 (YDR123C); ancestral locus Anc_8.280): MDSGPENDVFDLFGLENDKDIDFETAYKMISKFDEEISLFNDGSALPKLDVAEHKSLEVLAFHHGSPKELHTEEQAKFDELPNWDSHSRGKNGSEQQVAQLNNFEETQALARAELLSRYESNAIEHFLDSLISQKDERTHSHDISETINMADLEMPTETKQEIRTENTEPDSLSLDVYIPPIVKVPEFAISDSDAPKEITDNATKLRKWKHVETERLRRNNIKKVFDDLIGMTRYPRLTDPKITKPTTEKRVPKHMLLNFILEDLRLIPRANEELEVMLRECDRIKG; this comes from the coding sequence ATGGATAGTGGACCGGAGAATGATGTTTTCGATCTCTTTGGTCTCGAAAATGACAAAGATATCGACTTCGAGACCGCTTACAAGATGATCAGCAAGTTTGACGAGGAAATCTCGTTGTTCAACGATGGATCTGCGCTCCCGAAACTGGATGTTGCAGAGCACAAGAGTCTAGAAGTTTTGGCGTTTCATCATGGCTCACCGAAGGAGCTACATACAGAAGAGCAAgccaaatttgatgaactgCCGAACTGGGACAGTCATTCGAGAGGAAAGAACGGTTCAGAGCAACAAGTGGCACAATTAAataattttgaagaaactcaAGCGCTGGCAAGAGCAGAACTGTTGAGTAGGTATGAATCTAATGCCATTGAGCATTTCCTAGATAGCTTAATATCACAGAAAGATGAGCGCACGCACTCTCATGACATAAGTGAGACTATAAACATGGCGGATCTTGAGATGCCGACGGAAACCAAGCAGGAAATACGGACGGAGAACACGGAACCAGATTCATTGTCGCTAGACGTTTATATACCGCCAATCGTGAAAGTCCCAGAATTTGCAATCAGTGACTCGGATGCACCCAAGGAGATAACAGATAATGCTACCAAGCTGCGTAAATGGAAACATGTAGAGACTGAAAGGTTGAGGAGGAACAATATAAAGAAAGTTTTTGATGATCTGATAGGCATGACAAGATATCCCAGGTTAACCGATCCAAAGATTACCAAACCAACCACTGAAAAACGTGTACCGAAACATATGCTTCTTAATTTTATTTTGGAGGATCTACGACTAATACCTCGAGCTAATGAAGAGCTGGAAGTGATGCTCAGAGAATGTGACCGCATAAAAGGTTGA